A single genomic interval of Malania oleifera isolate guangnan ecotype guangnan chromosome 13, ASM2987363v1, whole genome shotgun sequence harbors:
- the LOC131145746 gene encoding cytochrome P450 736A117-like encodes MASFLQFLDQHGVYFVWNPIFLSLPPLFLALLFLLKCFSTPSTTPQKKLPPSPPKLPVIGNLLQLGLQPHRSLQSLAQRHGPFMLLHFGSVPVLVASSADAACAIMKTHDLVFSNRPKLSINGKLFYNFRDVANSPYNEYWRQIRSICVLQLLSNRRVESSRTVRHDERVLLVENIERASESSGWVDLSQMLVGMTNDVVCRVALGRKYGEGRRGFREILDQFVELLGGFYIGDYIPWLGWVNRVSGVDGKAERVFREMDSFLDEVVEEHSRKREGGKVEGDEGKDFVDVLLEIQKDNTAGFSLDRECIKALILDMFAAGTDTTYLVLEWAMAELLRHPAAMKELQNEVRGISFGTKLHIAEEDLGKMHYLKAVIKETLRLHPPDPLLVPRESTRDVRVNGYDIAAGTMTIINAWAIGRDPAFRDEPEEFWPERFLNSSVDFRGQDFQLIPFGAGRRGCPGTSFAMATIEIVLANIVCLFDWALPGGARGEDLDMTDDGSIPSQQKAAALLQYLRRRLPCSVNISGSTCFAGNVDISGRPLLNFLLPLVCIYTCVCGVVNQSAECAECSAVRDKRELSEC; translated from the exons ATGGCAAGCTTTCTGCAGTTCTTAGATCAACATGGTGTCTACTTCGTTTGGAATCCCATTTTCTTATCTCTTCCTCCCTTGTTCTTGGCACTACTCTTCCTGCTCAAATGCTTCTCCACTCCCTCAACCACCCCACAAAAAAAACTTCCTCCTTCACCACCAAAGCTCCCGGTCATCGGAAACCTCCTCCAATTGGGCTTGCAGCCCCACCGCTCGCTCCAGTCCTTAGCCCAACGACATGGCCCGTTCATGCTGCTCCACTTTGGCAGTGTCCCCGTGCTTGTTGCCTCATCTGCCGATGCTGCTTGTGCGATCATGAAGACCCATGACCTCGTCTTTTCAAACAGACCCAAACTAAGTATCAATGGTAAACTGTTCTACAATTTCAGGGACGTAGCCAACTCTCCTTACAACGAATACTGGAGGCAGATCAGAAGCATATGTGTCCTCCAGCTGCTCAGCAACAGAAGAGTCGAGTCCTCGCGCACCGTGAGGCATGACGAAAGGGTTCTTCTTGTTGAGAACATTGAACGGGCTTCGGAGTCTTCGGGGTGGGTAGATTTGAGCCAAATGCTAGTGGGGATGACAAATGATGTGGTGTGCAGGGTGGCACTGGGGAGAAAATATGGTGAAGGTAGGAGGGGGTTTAGGGAGATATTGGATCAGTTTGTGGAGCTGCTGGGTGGTTTTTACATTGGGGATTATATACCATGGCTTGGCTGGGTGAATAGAGTGAGCGGTGTGGATGGGAAAGCAGAGAGGGTTTTTAGGGAGATGGACAGTTTCCTAGATGAAGTAGTTGAAGAGCACAGCAGAAAAAGAGAGGGTGGTAAGGTCGAGGGTGATGAAGGAAAGGACTTTGTAGACGTTTTGCTTGAGATCCAAAAGGACAATACGGCTGGTTTTTCTTTGGATAGAGAGTGCATCAAAGCGCTTATCTTG GATATGTTTGCTGCAGGGACTGATACCACTTACTTGGTGCTAGAATGGGCCATGGCGGAGCTCCTGAGGCACCCTGCAGCCATGAAGGAACTGCAAAATGAGGTAAGAGGAATCAGCTTCGGTACTAAACTACACATAGCAGAAGAAGATTTGGGGAAAATGCATTACCTAAAAGCAGTGATCAAAGAGACACTCCGTTTACATCCGCCAGATCCGTTACTCGTTCCACGGGAATCCACCCGAGATGTTCGAGTCAATGGCTACGACATTGCAGCTGGGACCATGACCATTATCAATGCCTGGGCAATTGGAAGAGACCCCGCCTTTCGGGACGAACCCGAGGAGTTCTGGCCGGAGAGGTTCTTGAACAGTTCAGTAGACTTTAGGGGACAAGACTTCCAACTGATTCCATTCGGAGCAGGGAGGAGGGGTTGCCCGGGGACTTCCTTTGCCATGGCCACCATTGAGATTGTGTTGGCAAATATTGTCTGCCTGTTTGATTGGGCATTGCCTGGTGGAGCAAGAGGGGAGGATTTGGATATGACTgatgatggatccatacccagtcaacAGAAGGCTGCTGCTCTCCTTCAATATCTACGGCGCCGGCTGCCCTGCTCCGTCAACATTTCCGGCTCCACCTGCTTTGCCGGAAATGTTGACATTTCCGGCCGCCCATTGTTGAATTTTTTGCTCCCgcttgtgtgtatatatacatgtgtgtgtggtgTTGTAAATCAGAGTGCAGAGTGTGCAGAGTGCAGTGCAGTAAGAGATAAGAGAGAGTTGAGTGAGTGCTGA